DNA from Aliarcobacter butzleri:
TCAACCATATTTGCAGCATTACAAACAAGGTGATCTAAAATTCTACTTAATTCACCAATTATAACTCTTATCATTTTTGCACGAGGAGTTATTTCAATTCCTAACATCTCTTCGACAGCTTTTGAATAACCAATATTATTTAAAATAGCACTACAGTAGTTCAATCTATCTGTGTAAGGGATGATTTGTGAATAAGTGTGATGTTCACAAGCTTTTTCAAAACCTCTATGCAAGTAACCAATTTCTGTTACACAAGCTGTGATTGTTTCACCTTCCATTGCAACAAAGTTTCTAATTGTTCCGTGGCTTGCTGGGTGTGATGGTCCAACATTAAGAAGCATTAAATCATCAATTTCTTCTTTTTTATAACCTTTAGATTTTAATTTTGGAACCATTTCATCCATTAAATCTTCAGTTTCTGTACAAATTTGACCTTTTGTGATTTTGTAATCTTTTCTTAAAGGGTGACCAATAAATTGGTGATGATTTAAAACTCTTTTTAAGTTTGGGTGACCAACAAATTTTATTCCATATTGATCAAAAGTTTCTCTTTCTGCCCAATCTGCTGACTCATATAAATCATAAAGTGAATCGATTTCTAAAGTATTATCATCTACATAAGATTTTATTGTAATTTCTTTTGTAAAAGTTGAATCTCTTAAGATATAAATAACTGCAAATCTTGAAGGAGTAACGTCAGGAAATTTTAAATAATCAACAGCAGTAACATCTAATAATATAGTGTAGTTATCTTCATTTTTCAGTTTTGAAATAGTTGATTTTAACTCTTTTGAATCAATTAACATATCACAATTAAGCATCTAAAAATCCTTTATACTCTTTTACTCTATCTTTTATAATTGATTCTGTTTTTGCTTTTTCTTGTATTCTCATAATAGCATCAAGAACAGCTTCAGGACGAGGAGGACAACCTGCTACATACTCATCAACAGGAATAATTTCATCAATTCCTTGAACTGTTGTATAGTTATCATAAAAACCACCAGAACAGGCACATGCTCCCATAGAGATAACCCACTTTGGTTCACACATCTGTTCATAAATTTTTTTCAAAATAGGTGCTTGTTTATATGAAATTGTTCCAGCAACAATCAATAAATCAGCTTGTCTTGGAGAAAATCTTACAACTTCTGCTCCAAATCTTGAAACGTCATATTTTGCACCAGCAACTGCCATGAACTCAATACCACAACAGGCTGTTCCAAATGCCATTGGCCATAAAGAATAAGATCTTCCCCAGTTTACAGCATGATCAAGTCTAGTTGTAACAATAGAATCACCTAATTTTGACTCAACTCCTAATCCCATGATAAAGCCTTTTTCTTATAAATATAAATTAATCCTGCAAATAGTAATCCCATGAAAACAAACATTTTAAACAATCCTGCATATCCTAATTCTACAACATTTATTGCCCATGGAAACATAAAAATAATCTCTACGTCAAATAGTAAAAATGAAATTGCAACTAAATAAAATTTTATTGAAAATCTGATATTAGTAGTTCCTATTGGAGTTGTAATACCACTTTCATAAACACTGTTTTTCATTTCAGAGTTTTCATTTCTTGGACCAATAAATTTTGTTAAAACAAATACGCTAGCAAGAACTAGTGCTATTGCAATGAAAATTGTGGAAGCTAATATTAATTCCGTTGACATTTTTCTTTTTCCTATCTAAAATTTAGTCGTAAAGTGATTGTACACTTTTTTTTTAAAGTTAACAAAGTTTTTACCCCAAATTCTAAGCAATTATAAATAATAGTGAGAAAAAAGGTAATACTTTATAAAAATCTATTTTGAAAAATTTTTTACAAATTGATTTAAAGCTATATTTAAAGCCTTTTTACTCAAAGCTGTATTCAATCTAAAAAACTTATTTCCGTTGCTACCAAAAGAAACACCATCATTTAAAGCAATTTTAGATTTTGTTAGCAAGATATTTTTTATTTCAAGATGAGAAAGTCCTGTTTTTGAAAAATCCAACCATAATAAATATGTTGCTTCTGGGATAAAAAAATCAATATTTAAACTATTTTTTTCAAAAAAATCTTTTGTAAAAATTATATTATTCATAAGATAAGCTTTTAGTTCTTTTACAAAAGCTGAACCGTTTTCATAAGCTGCTCTTGTTGAAACATAACCAAAAAAGTTTATTGAATTTATCTCTCTTTTGATTGCAACTTTTTTAAATTTTTCTAAGATTTCTGTATTTTTACATACTGCATAAGCACAATTAAGTCCAGCTATATTAAAAGTTTTTCCAGCACTATTAAGTGTTATTGTTTGATTTGCTATCTCTTTTGAAATTGAAGCAAGAGGAGTAAATTTTTTAAAAGTAATATCACTGTGAATTTCATCTGAAACTATTGTGATATTATGTTTGATACAAATATTTGCTAATTTTTCAAGTTCCTCTTTACTCCAAACACGACCAACTGGATTGTGAGGAGAACAAAGTGCTAGAATTTTTGTTTTAGAAGTTATCTTTTTTTCTAAATCTTCTAAATCCATAGTGTAATAACCATTTTCATCTTTTTTTAGTTCATTTATAACTAATTTTCTTTCATTTGCTTTAACACATTTGAAAAGTGGTGGATAAATTGGAGTTTGAACAATAACTTCATCACCAACTTCACTGAATGCTTCAATACAAGCACTATAAGCTGGAACTACCCCATTTATCATAAAAATATCTTTTTGTTCAATTTCCCAATCGTGTTCATTTTTTTGCCAATTTATAATTGAAGCATAAAGTTCAGGCGTATCGACACTATAACCATATAAAGAGTTAGAAGCTGCTTTTACAATGGCATCATTTATAAATGAGGGAGTTTTAAAATCCATATCTGCAACCCAAAGAGGATTTAAATCCTCATAACCAAAATATTTTTTTAAACCATCATATTTTGCACAATTCGTATTTTTTCTATTTGTTTCTTCATCAAAATTGTAAATCATATTAAAAAGCCTTATTTATTATTAATCCATAAAATGATATAAGATTTCAACTTAATTAACTAATGAAAATATTTCGAGGGAAAAATGAAAAAAGCAATAGAACTATTGAAAAAAAATGATTTACTAAGAGTTATTGATGATGAGTTAGATATATATTTGGAAATTCCTCATGTTGCATATATCGAAGTAAAAAAGGAAGATTCAAAAGCTTTATTATTTACAAATGTTGTTGATAAAAAGAGTAATAAAAAGTTTGATATCCCTGTTTTAATGAATGTATTTTGTAATGAAAAAGCTGTAAAACTTTTCATTGGAGATGGAGATAAAATAGGTGCTGAAATAGAAAGTTTACTTAAAATGAAACCACCTTCAACATTTAGTGAGAAGTTATCTACTTTTGGAAAGTTATTTGCTTTAAAAAATGTAGTTCCAAAAAGATTAAAAGGAAAAGGTGAGTGTCAAGAAGTTATAAAACTTGGGACGGATGCTAAACTTTCTGATTTACCAATACTTACAACTTGGGAACAAGATGGAGGACCATTTATAACAATGGGGCAAGTTTATACAACTTCTTTAAATGGCGAATTAAAAAATCTTGGAATGTATAGACTTCAAGTTTATGATGACCAAACTTTAGGAATGCATTGGCAAATTCATAAAGATTCAAATCACTTTTTTCATGAGTACAAAAAAGCTGGTAAAAAAATGCCAGTATCTATTGGAATAGGTGGAGATCCTATGTATATTTGGTGTGGACAAGCTCCCCTTCCAATAGGAATTTTTGAACTTATGCTTTATGGTTTTGTAAAAAATAAAAATGCCCAACTTGTAAAATCAATTACAAATGATATTTATGTTCCAAAAGATAATGATTTTATTATTGAAGGTTTTGTTGACCCATCAAAAATGAGAATTGAAGGACCTTTTGGAGATCATACTGGATATTATACTCTTGAAGAAGAGTATCCTTTTATGGAAGTTTCGGCAATCACAAGTAAGAAAAATCCTACATATTTAGCAACTGTTGTTGGAAAACCACCTTTGGAAGATAAATATATGGGATTTGCAACAGAAAGAATTTTCTTGCCGTTACTTAAAACAACTGCACCTGATTTGATTGATTATTATATGCCAGAAAATGGAGTATTTCACAATCTAATTATTGCAAAAATAAAAACACTTTATCCTGGACATGCAAGTCAAATGATGCATGCATTTTGGGGAGTAGGGCAGATGAGTTTTGTTAAACATGCGATTTTTGTAAATGATGATGCACCTGAACTAACTAACCATGAAGAGATAATAAAATATATTTTAAATAGAATAAATATTGAAGATATGTTAATCTCAAAAGGTGTTGTTGATGCACTTGACCACTCATCTCCAAAATTTGCAATTGGTGGAAAACTAGGACTTGATTGTACAGGTGATGAAGTTAAAGAACTTGGAATTACACTTTTAGAAGATGATGAATTGCTTCAAAAAATGCAAAATATTTCAAATGAAGTAAAAGATTTAAAACAATATTTCAAAGATACAAAAAATCCAATTTGCGTTATAAGTATAGATAAAACTAAAAATCAAAAATATCTTTTTGAAGAGTTAAAACCTCTTTTTTCACATATAAAAATTTTAATCATTGTTGATAGTGCAAAAAATGATGTAAATAATCCTTATATGCTTGTTTGGAGAGTTGCTAATAATATTGATTCAAATAGAGATATTTTTATAGATGGACATACTATTGGAGTTGATGCAACAGATAAAAATAGTTTTGATAATTTCAATAGAAGATGGCCTGATGATGTTGATTGTACTAAAAGTGTTCTTGACTCTTTAAGAGAAAGAAAAATTATTGATGTAAGTGATGAGTTTATAAATAAATTTTATTTATAACTATGATAAAGGTTTAATAGCCTAAATTATAGGTCTATTAAATCTCATAAAATATAAAGAAGGTAGCGCTAATCCAAATGTGATAGCTCCTAAAATTGCTACAGCTTTTAATCCATTATATAAAAAAACTTGAATTAATTCTGGCGTTACACCATGAGTATTCATATCAACTAGGCTAATCATCGCACTAAAGGCAAAAGTTCCTGGAATTATTGGAATAATTGAAGCAACTGTATAAACAGGCCTTGGGATAAGATATTTTCTTGACCAATAAAGTGCAATAATTCCTACGATAGTTGAAGCTAAAAAAGTAGATAATTCTATTCCTAAATTTAGATTTAACAAAACTGTTCTAACATCATAAGCAATTGCTCCACCAATGGCACAATATTTTAAAGTCTCTTTTGGAACATTAAAAACTATTGCAAATCCAACTGCAGCAAAACTTGCAAACAAACCTTCTACGATTAATTTTAAAACAAAATCCATATTACCAACCTTTTATATTTAAAACAGCCATTGCTAAAATAATTCCAAGAGATGTAGCAATAGTTAATAAAAAACCTTCCATCCATCGTCCCCAACCCATCATCAAATAACCTTTTAGTGAGTCTAAAAATGAGTTTACAAAGGCAAATCCAGGAGCAAGTAATAAAACACTTGAAGCTAAAGCAATATGTGGAGTTTGGCTAATGCCATCTAACTGGGAAATACTTGCAATTAAAGTTGCTACAAACGCAGTAACTCCAAAGGTAATAATCATAACGAATCTTTTTTTTGATAACTCTTGTCTTACAAACATAGCTGTTCCAGCTGCCAAACAAGTGATAAAAAAAGCACCCCAATCAGAACCTTGTAAATGTGCAAATGAACCACAAGCTAAAGCAACTACAAAAATAACCAACCATCTATTGTAATAGTTTGGTTCTAAATTTTTTAAAATAGTGTAAAGATAGTTTATATCGTGTTCATTTTTTTCCATATTAAGTACGATTTTTTGTATTTGGCATACTATTGACATATTTATTGGTTTATGATGAACTCTTCTTGTTGTTGTAACGGATTGTCCATTATTTAAAGTTGTTAAAACAATAGCTGAAGGAATCATTGAAATTTCAACAGAATCAACTCCTAAAGCACGACCTAGTCTTTGAGCTGTTTGTTCTATTAAAATACTTTCAGCACCATATTCACTCATTAAAACAGCAGATTTTATAATACCTCTTGTGATTATAGTTTGTTCTTGATAAGATAGTTTTTCCATAAATTTTTCTTAATATAGAGATTTTTTGGAATTATACAAAGATTTGATATAATAAAACTTATGAAAAAACTAACAACATACTATACAAATAAAAATATACTTTTTAAAGAGATTAAACAAATTTTTCCAAAAGAGATAGATTCAAGAAAAAAAATTGATATTTATAGTGCAACTACAATAGATTCTAAATTTTATGCAATATTTATAGTTGACTCAAAAAGTAGGTTTATACGAAAAAATGCACAAGATTTAATGGAACTTTGTGAAAAACTTGCAAGTTATCTTGGACACAACTTTAAGAAAAAAGAGTTACTTGTAAGTAGTCCATTATGTTCAAAAGCAAAAGAGTATTTAAAACAAAATGATTGGAGTGTTAGAGTTGATTTTATGTGATATAGGAAATACAACTTTTCACTTTTTGATAAATGGAAAACATAAAAAATATTTTTTAGATGAAAAAGTTCCAAAGTTTGATGAGGAAATATATTTTGTATCTGTAAATGAAAAAGCTTCTAAAAAATTACTTAAAAAAAATCCAAAAGCAAAAGATATAAAAGAGATTTTAAATTTTGAAACAAAATATCAAGGTTTAGGAATTGATAGAAAAATTGCTTGTAGTTTTCAAAAAGATGTAATAGTTGTTGATGCAGGAAGTGCAATAACAGTTGATATTATGGAAAATGATGAACACAAAGGAGGATTTATACTTCTTGGAGTTCAAAGTTTTATAAATGCTTATCCTAAAATATCAAAAAAATTAAAATTTGATTTTGAAAAAAATATAAATTTAGATAAAATACCGCTTCGTACGTTTGATGCTATACAATATGCTATGCTAAAATCTATCATTTTACCTATAAAAGAAGTAAGTTTAAATAAGAAGATAATATTTACAGGTGGAGATGGAGAGTTTTTAAGTAAATATTTTGAAAATAGTATTTATAAAAAAGATTTAATATTTGAAAATATGAAAAGGATAATTGATGCTAACAATTGCATTGCCTAAAGGAAGAATTGCAGATGAGACACTTGATAGATTTGAAAAAGCTTTTGGTGAAAAGTTTGTTTTTGAAGATAGAAAATTAATATTAAAGAAAAGTGGATTTACTTTTTTAAATGTAAGAAATCAAGATGTTCCAACTTATGTGATGCATGGTGCTGCTGATTTAGGTGTTGTTGGGCTTGATGTTTTAGAAGAAAAAGAGTATGACTTAATCAAACTTTTGGATTTAAAATTGGGTCGTTGTAAAGTTGCTTTTGGACTTAGAGCTGGTGAAAAACTAAATTTTGATAAAAGTAAAATTACAATTGCTACAAAACATGAAAAAATAGCTAAAAAATATTTTGAAGAAAAAGCAATGGCTGTTGAGATTATAAAACTTTATGGTTCTATCGAACTTGCACCTTTGGTTGGACTTTGTGATTGTATTGTTGATATTGTTGAAACAGGTGAAACTATGAAACAAAACGGGCTTGAAGTAGGACCAACTATTATGGAAAGTAGCGCTCACTTAATATCAAACAAAAACTCTTTTTATGCAAAAAAAGATTTGATTTTAGATTTAAAAGAAAAAATAGAAGTGTTTTTATAATGGGTTTAGATTTATACGCAAAAGTTGAACCTTATTTAGACTTTGAAGAGGAAGTTTATACTTTACACAAAGAGTTTTTACGATTTGTGATGGTAAATGACCTTGATAATATTATTGATATTGGTTGTGGTCAAGGATATTTTTTAGAAAATCTAAAAGTAAATAAAAAAAAGTATTTTGGAATTGATTTAAGTGTTGAGCAAATCAAAGTTTGTCAAGAAAAAAACTTAAATGCCCAAGCAATTGATTTAAAAGATGTAAAAGAAAAATTCGATTGTGCAACAGCTATATTTGATGTATTAAATTATATTCCAAAAAATGAGTTAAAAATATTTTTAGAACAAACTTATGAGATTTTAAATCAAAATGCTTATTTTATTTTTGATGTTAATTCATATTTTGGTTTTGATGAGGTTGCACA
Protein-coding regions in this window:
- a CDS encoding NADH-quinone oxidoreductase subunit D, translated to MLNCDMLIDSKELKSTISKLKNEDNYTILLDVTAVDYLKFPDVTPSRFAVIYILRDSTFTKEITIKSYVDDNTLEIDSLYDLYESADWAERETFDQYGIKFVGHPNLKRVLNHHQFIGHPLRKDYKITKGQICTETEDLMDEMVPKLKSKGYKKEEIDDLMLLNVGPSHPASHGTIRNFVAMEGETITACVTEIGYLHRGFEKACEHHTYSQIIPYTDRLNYCSAILNNIGYSKAVEEMLGIEITPRAKMIRVIIGELSRILDHLVCNAANMVDLGGLTNFWYLFSPRDMAYDLLSKLTGARLTNTYTRIGGLEFDLYDGFDKDLEEVLKAVEKGVEDALSLIAHNRIYHDRTQDVGVIKADFALRNGISGPNLRAAGVACDLRKDKPYYGYENFDFDVVIGSHGDVYDRMMCRFEEMRQSTKIIRQAMKNLPDGAINVYAPGVILPSKKDVYGNIEGLMNQFKLTFEGIQVPKGEYYSFSEAANGELGFFIVSDGSGRPYKVKCRPPCFYSLAAYSKIVEGTMLADAVVTMASMNFIAGEFDR
- a CDS encoding NADH-quinone oxidoreductase subunit B; translation: MGLGVESKLGDSIVTTRLDHAVNWGRSYSLWPMAFGTACCGIEFMAVAGAKYDVSRFGAEVVRFSPRQADLLIVAGTISYKQAPILKKIYEQMCEPKWVISMGACACSGGFYDNYTTVQGIDEIIPVDEYVAGCPPRPEAVLDAIMRIQEKAKTESIIKDRVKEYKGFLDA
- a CDS encoding NADH-quinone oxidoreductase subunit A — encoded protein: MSTELILASTIFIAIALVLASVFVLTKFIGPRNENSEMKNSVYESGITTPIGTTNIRFSIKFYLVAISFLLFDVEIIFMFPWAINVVELGYAGLFKMFVFMGLLFAGLIYIYKKKALSWD
- a CDS encoding MalY/PatB family protein, with translation MIYNFDEETNRKNTNCAKYDGLKKYFGYEDLNPLWVADMDFKTPSFINDAIVKAASNSLYGYSVDTPELYASIINWQKNEHDWEIEQKDIFMINGVVPAYSACIEAFSEVGDEVIVQTPIYPPLFKCVKANERKLVINELKKDENGYYTMDLEDLEKKITSKTKILALCSPHNPVGRVWSKEELEKLANICIKHNITIVSDEIHSDITFKKFTPLASISKEIANQTITLNSAGKTFNIAGLNCAYAVCKNTEILEKFKKVAIKREINSINFFGYVSTRAAYENGSAFVKELKAYLMNNIIFTKDFFEKNSLNIDFFIPEATYLLWLDFSKTGLSHLEIKNILLTKSKIALNDGVSFGSNGNKFFRLNTALSKKALNIALNQFVKNFSK
- a CDS encoding menaquinone biosynthesis decarboxylase → MKKAIELLKKNDLLRVIDDELDIYLEIPHVAYIEVKKEDSKALLFTNVVDKKSNKKFDIPVLMNVFCNEKAVKLFIGDGDKIGAEIESLLKMKPPSTFSEKLSTFGKLFALKNVVPKRLKGKGECQEVIKLGTDAKLSDLPILTTWEQDGGPFITMGQVYTTSLNGELKNLGMYRLQVYDDQTLGMHWQIHKDSNHFFHEYKKAGKKMPVSIGIGGDPMYIWCGQAPLPIGIFELMLYGFVKNKNAQLVKSITNDIYVPKDNDFIIEGFVDPSKMRIEGPFGDHTGYYTLEEEYPFMEVSAITSKKNPTYLATVVGKPPLEDKYMGFATERIFLPLLKTTAPDLIDYYMPENGVFHNLIIAKIKTLYPGHASQMMHAFWGVGQMSFVKHAIFVNDDAPELTNHEEIIKYILNRINIEDMLISKGVVDALDHSSPKFAIGGKLGLDCTGDEVKELGITLLEDDELLQKMQNISNEVKDLKQYFKDTKNPICVISIDKTKNQKYLFEELKPLFSHIKILIIVDSAKNDVNNPYMLVWRVANNIDSNRDIFIDGHTIGVDATDKNSFDNFNRRWPDDVDCTKSVLDSLRERKIIDVSDEFINKFYL
- a CDS encoding threonine/serine exporter family protein encodes the protein MDFVLKLIVEGLFASFAAVGFAIVFNVPKETLKYCAIGGAIAYDVRTVLLNLNLGIELSTFLASTIVGIIALYWSRKYLIPRPVYTVASIIPIIPGTFAFSAMISLVDMNTHGVTPELIQVFLYNGLKAVAILGAITFGLALPSLYFMRFNRPII
- a CDS encoding threonine/serine exporter family protein, whose translation is MEKLSYQEQTIITRGIIKSAVLMSEYGAESILIEQTAQRLGRALGVDSVEISMIPSAIVLTTLNNGQSVTTTRRVHHKPINMSIVCQIQKIVLNMEKNEHDINYLYTILKNLEPNYYNRWLVIFVVALACGSFAHLQGSDWGAFFITCLAAGTAMFVRQELSKKRFVMIITFGVTAFVATLIASISQLDGISQTPHIALASSVLLLAPGFAFVNSFLDSLKGYLMMGWGRWMEGFLLTIATSLGIILAMAVLNIKGW
- a CDS encoding type III pantothenate kinase, which encodes MIGVLELILCDIGNTTFHFLINGKHKKYFLDEKVPKFDEEIYFVSVNEKASKKLLKKNPKAKDIKEILNFETKYQGLGIDRKIACSFQKDVIVVDAGSAITVDIMENDEHKGGFILLGVQSFINAYPKISKKLKFDFEKNINLDKIPLRTFDAIQYAMLKSIILPIKEVSLNKKIIFTGGDGEFLSKYFENSIYKKDLIFENMKRIIDANNCIA
- the hisG gene encoding ATP phosphoribosyltransferase, which produces MLTIALPKGRIADETLDRFEKAFGEKFVFEDRKLILKKSGFTFLNVRNQDVPTYVMHGAADLGVVGLDVLEEKEYDLIKLLDLKLGRCKVAFGLRAGEKLNFDKSKITIATKHEKIAKKYFEEKAMAVEIIKLYGSIELAPLVGLCDCIVDIVETGETMKQNGLEVGPTIMESSAHLISNKNSFYAKKDLILDLKEKIEVFL
- a CDS encoding class I SAM-dependent DNA methyltransferase, which translates into the protein MGLDLYAKVEPYLDFEEEVYTLHKEFLRFVMVNDLDNIIDIGCGQGYFLENLKVNKKKYFGIDLSVEQIKVCQEKNLNAQAIDLKDVKEKFDCATAIFDVLNYIPKNELKIFLEQTYEILNQNAYFIFDVNSYFGFDEVAQGTITIDAEDKFIAIDANFENNKLQTDITLFEKQENGLFSKEQDSIIQEYHSKEFLTKILEEIGFKLIEIKEFNLHTDEIADKLIFICKK